One genomic window of Mustela erminea isolate mMusErm1 chromosome 13, mMusErm1.Pri, whole genome shotgun sequence includes the following:
- the CASTOR1 gene encoding cytosolic arginine sensor for mTORC1 subunit 1 isoform X1, producing the protein MELHILEHRVRVLSLARPGLWLYTHPLIKLLFLPRRCRCKFFSLTETPEDYTLMVDEEGFKELPPSEFLQVAEATWLVLNVSSRSGAAVQAAGVTKIARSVIAPLAEHHVSVLMLSTYQTDFILVREQDLSVVIHTLSQEFDIYREVGGEPVPVARDESSNGFPRSQHAGPSPTVHPIQSPQNRFCVLTLDPETLPAIATTLIDVLFYSYSAPKEAASGGTEPSSITFFAFSLIEGYISIVMDAETQKKFPSDLLLTSSSGELWRMVRIGGQPLGFDECGIVAQIAGPLAAADISAYYISTFNFDHALVPEDGIGSVIEVLQRRQDGQGS; encoded by the exons ATGGAGCTGCACATCCTGGAGCACCGGGTGCGGGTGCTGAGCCTTGCCCGCCCAGGTCTCTGGCTCTACACCCACCCGCTCATCAAGCTACTCTTCCTGCCCCGCCGCTGCCG GTGCAAGTTCTTCAGCCTGACGGAGACCCCCGAGGATTACACGCTCATGGTGGACGAGGAGGGCTTCAaag AGCTTCCCCCATCTGAGTTCCTTCAAGTGGCTGAGGCCACATGGCTGGTGCTGAACGTGTCATCCCGCAGCGGTGCGGCAGTGCAGGCTGCTGGGGTCACCAAAATCGCCCGCTCAGTCATTGCACCGTTGGCGGAGCACCATGTGTCTGTGCTGATGCTGTCCACTTACCAGACGGACTTTATCCTG GTTCGGGAGCAGGACCTGTCCGTGGTGATCCACACGCTATCCCAGGAGTTTGACATTTACCGAGAAGTGGGCGGGGAGCCTGTGCCTGTTGCCAGGGATGAGTCCAGTAATGGCTTTCCCCGTTCTCAGCATG CAGGGCCCAGCCCCACCGTGCATCCCATCCAGAGCCCACAGAACCGCTTCTGTGTCCTcaccctggaccctgagaccctgcCAGCCATCGCCACCACGCTCATCGATGTCCTCTTCTATTCATACAG tgCCCCCAAGGAGGCAGCCTCTGGCGGTACTGAACCCAGCTCCATTACATTCTTTGCCTTCTCCCTCATCGAGGGCTACATCTCCATCGTTATGGATGCTGAGACTCAGAAAAA gTTCCCCAGTGACCTCCTGCTGACCAGCTCCTCAGGAGAGCTGTGGAGGATGGTACGCATCGGTGGACAGCCTCTGGGCTTTG ATGAGTGTGGGATCGTGGCCCAGATCGCAGGCCCCCTCGCTGCGGCCGACATCTCTGCCTACTACATCAGCACCTTCAACTTTGACCATGCCCTG GTGCCTGAGGACGGCATCGGCAGTGTCATTGAAGTCCTCCAGCGACGGCAGGACGGCCAGGGCTCCTGA
- the CASTOR1 gene encoding cytosolic arginine sensor for mTORC1 subunit 1 isoform X2 encodes MELHILEHRVRVLSLARPGLWLYTHPLIKLLFLPRRCRCKFFSLTETPEDYTLMVDEEGFKELPPSEFLQVAEATWLVLNVSSRSGAAVQAAGVTKIARSVIAPLAEHHVSVLMLSTYQTDFILVREQDLSVVIHTLSQEFDIYREVGGEPVPVARDESSNGFPRSQHGPSPTVHPIQSPQNRFCVLTLDPETLPAIATTLIDVLFYSYSAPKEAASGGTEPSSITFFAFSLIEGYISIVMDAETQKKFPSDLLLTSSSGELWRMVRIGGQPLGFDECGIVAQIAGPLAAADISAYYISTFNFDHALVPEDGIGSVIEVLQRRQDGQGS; translated from the exons ATGGAGCTGCACATCCTGGAGCACCGGGTGCGGGTGCTGAGCCTTGCCCGCCCAGGTCTCTGGCTCTACACCCACCCGCTCATCAAGCTACTCTTCCTGCCCCGCCGCTGCCG GTGCAAGTTCTTCAGCCTGACGGAGACCCCCGAGGATTACACGCTCATGGTGGACGAGGAGGGCTTCAaag AGCTTCCCCCATCTGAGTTCCTTCAAGTGGCTGAGGCCACATGGCTGGTGCTGAACGTGTCATCCCGCAGCGGTGCGGCAGTGCAGGCTGCTGGGGTCACCAAAATCGCCCGCTCAGTCATTGCACCGTTGGCGGAGCACCATGTGTCTGTGCTGATGCTGTCCACTTACCAGACGGACTTTATCCTG GTTCGGGAGCAGGACCTGTCCGTGGTGATCCACACGCTATCCCAGGAGTTTGACATTTACCGAGAAGTGGGCGGGGAGCCTGTGCCTGTTGCCAGGGATGAGTCCAGTAATGGCTTTCCCCGTTCTCAGCATG GGCCCAGCCCCACCGTGCATCCCATCCAGAGCCCACAGAACCGCTTCTGTGTCCTcaccctggaccctgagaccctgcCAGCCATCGCCACCACGCTCATCGATGTCCTCTTCTATTCATACAG tgCCCCCAAGGAGGCAGCCTCTGGCGGTACTGAACCCAGCTCCATTACATTCTTTGCCTTCTCCCTCATCGAGGGCTACATCTCCATCGTTATGGATGCTGAGACTCAGAAAAA gTTCCCCAGTGACCTCCTGCTGACCAGCTCCTCAGGAGAGCTGTGGAGGATGGTACGCATCGGTGGACAGCCTCTGGGCTTTG ATGAGTGTGGGATCGTGGCCCAGATCGCAGGCCCCCTCGCTGCGGCCGACATCTCTGCCTACTACATCAGCACCTTCAACTTTGACCATGCCCTG GTGCCTGAGGACGGCATCGGCAGTGTCATTGAAGTCCTCCAGCGACGGCAGGACGGCCAGGGCTCCTGA
- the CASTOR1 gene encoding cytosolic arginine sensor for mTORC1 subunit 1 isoform X3: protein MVDEEGFKELPPSEFLQVAEATWLVLNVSSRSGAAVQAAGVTKIARSVIAPLAEHHVSVLMLSTYQTDFILVREQDLSVVIHTLSQEFDIYREVGGEPVPVARDESSNGFPRSQHAGPSPTVHPIQSPQNRFCVLTLDPETLPAIATTLIDVLFYSYSAPKEAASGGTEPSSITFFAFSLIEGYISIVMDAETQKKFPSDLLLTSSSGELWRMVRIGGQPLGFDECGIVAQIAGPLAAADISAYYISTFNFDHALVPEDGIGSVIEVLQRRQDGQGS from the exons ATGGTGGACGAGGAGGGCTTCAaag AGCTTCCCCCATCTGAGTTCCTTCAAGTGGCTGAGGCCACATGGCTGGTGCTGAACGTGTCATCCCGCAGCGGTGCGGCAGTGCAGGCTGCTGGGGTCACCAAAATCGCCCGCTCAGTCATTGCACCGTTGGCGGAGCACCATGTGTCTGTGCTGATGCTGTCCACTTACCAGACGGACTTTATCCTG GTTCGGGAGCAGGACCTGTCCGTGGTGATCCACACGCTATCCCAGGAGTTTGACATTTACCGAGAAGTGGGCGGGGAGCCTGTGCCTGTTGCCAGGGATGAGTCCAGTAATGGCTTTCCCCGTTCTCAGCATG CAGGGCCCAGCCCCACCGTGCATCCCATCCAGAGCCCACAGAACCGCTTCTGTGTCCTcaccctggaccctgagaccctgcCAGCCATCGCCACCACGCTCATCGATGTCCTCTTCTATTCATACAG tgCCCCCAAGGAGGCAGCCTCTGGCGGTACTGAACCCAGCTCCATTACATTCTTTGCCTTCTCCCTCATCGAGGGCTACATCTCCATCGTTATGGATGCTGAGACTCAGAAAAA gTTCCCCAGTGACCTCCTGCTGACCAGCTCCTCAGGAGAGCTGTGGAGGATGGTACGCATCGGTGGACAGCCTCTGGGCTTTG ATGAGTGTGGGATCGTGGCCCAGATCGCAGGCCCCCTCGCTGCGGCCGACATCTCTGCCTACTACATCAGCACCTTCAACTTTGACCATGCCCTG GTGCCTGAGGACGGCATCGGCAGTGTCATTGAAGTCCTCCAGCGACGGCAGGACGGCCAGGGCTCCTGA